Proteins found in one Eriocheir sinensis breed Jianghai 21 chromosome 14, ASM2467909v1, whole genome shotgun sequence genomic segment:
- the LOC126998424 gene encoding CLIP domain-containing serine protease HP8-like isoform X1, whose translation MERISWLVLAVVIAGMLEVAHGQDCRTKSGEVGRCVNIRFCPDLLRLLREIQSNTAPRDSVRVLRDSVCEFSNNIPKVCCTSLGSSDEKRYSFSFSLSPPFLFRFRFPFTVPFLFIFLTLPIAQPRPTSGNRGGVSLLPKSCGRTVLADKIVGGVNASLFAWPWMALLSGSNARGRQWICGGVLISSRYVLTAAHCVHTSSQFNLDFVRVGEHQLSTNPDCERRRCAPSPQDIRVSEIIIHEDYNKVQGCPRCHDIALLRLAFPARLDPAHVFPICVPQDLERELGVINNDFSSMFGWTAGWGSLNPTNFVQADVLQEALLPLRKTFCKIDSFPDPNMVICAGGEGADSCRADSGGPLLMENAGRNFVVGIVSSGPTVCGAPQTQGIYTNVNYYLSWILDHLRP comes from the exons ATGGAGAGGATCTCGTGgctggtgctggcggtggtgatagCGGGGATGCTGGAGGTGGCGCACGGGCAAG ACTGCCGCACGAAGTCAGGTGAGGTGGGTCGCTGCGTCAACATTCGCTTCTGTCCGGACCTTCTTCGACTCCTGCGAGAGATCCAGAGCAACACAGCGCCGCGGGATTCCGTCAGGGTGCTACGAGA CTCCGTGTGTGAATTCAGCAATAACATCCCCAAAGTCTGCTGCACAAGTCTAGGAAGTTCGGATGAGAAAAGG tattccttctccttttctctatctccaccctttctcttccgtttccgATTTCCCTTCAccgtccctttcctctttatttttctcacaCTACCCATCGCACAGCCTCGGCCCACATCAGGCAATCGCGGAGGAGTGTCTCTACTGCCGAAGTCATGTGGCCGCACGGTACTGGCAGACAAAATCGTCGGTGGAGTCAACGCTTCACTCTTCGCCTGGCCCTGGATGGCGCTGCTCAGTGGCTCAA ACGCGCGCGGGAGACAGTGGATCTGCGGCGGGGTCCTCATCTCCAGCCGCTACGTGCTCACCGCCGCCCACTGCGTTCACACCTCCTCCCAGTTCAAcct AGATTTCGTGCGAGTGGGAGAGCACCAGCTGTCAACGAACCCTGACTGTGAGAGGCGCAGGTGTGCACCATCACCTCAGGACATAAGAGTGTCGGAg ATCATCATTCACGAGGACTACAATAAAGTGCAAGGCTGTCCACGCTGCCACGACATCGCCCTCCTGAGGCTGGCCTTCCCTGCCCGGCTCGACCCAG ccCACGTGTTTCCGATCTGTGTGCCCCAAGACCTGGAGCGAGAGCTGGGCGTGATCAACAATGACTTCTCTTCGATGTTCGGGTGGACGGCCGGCTGGGGGTCTTTGA aCCCCACCAATTTCGTGCAAGCAGACGTACTACAAGAGGCTCTCCTGCCCCTCCGGAAAACCTTCTGCAAGATCGATTCCTTCCCAGATCCGAACATG gtAATATGTGCCGGCGGGGAGGGCGCGGACTCCTGCAGGGCGGACTCTGGCGGCCCGCTGCTCATGGAGAACGCAGGTCGCAACTTCGTGGTGGGCATAGTGAGCAGCGGCCCCACGGTCTGCGGCGCCCCCCAGACTCAGGGCATTTACACCAACGTCAACTACTACCTGTCATGGATCTTGGACCACCTGCGGCCCTAG
- the LOC126998424 gene encoding phenoloxidase-activating enzyme-like isoform X2, with protein MERISWLVLAVVIAGMLEVAHGQDCRTKSGEVGRCVNIRFCPDLLRLLREIQSNTAPRDSVRVLRDSVCEFSNNIPKVCCTSLGSSDEKRPRPTSGNRGGVSLLPKSCGRTVLADKIVGGVNASLFAWPWMALLSGSNARGRQWICGGVLISSRYVLTAAHCVHTSSQFNLDFVRVGEHQLSTNPDCERRRCAPSPQDIRVSEIIIHEDYNKVQGCPRCHDIALLRLAFPARLDPAHVFPICVPQDLERELGVINNDFSSMFGWTAGWGSLNPTNFVQADVLQEALLPLRKTFCKIDSFPDPNMVICAGGEGADSCRADSGGPLLMENAGRNFVVGIVSSGPTVCGAPQTQGIYTNVNYYLSWILDHLRP; from the exons ATGGAGAGGATCTCGTGgctggtgctggcggtggtgatagCGGGGATGCTGGAGGTGGCGCACGGGCAAG ACTGCCGCACGAAGTCAGGTGAGGTGGGTCGCTGCGTCAACATTCGCTTCTGTCCGGACCTTCTTCGACTCCTGCGAGAGATCCAGAGCAACACAGCGCCGCGGGATTCCGTCAGGGTGCTACGAGA CTCCGTGTGTGAATTCAGCAATAACATCCCCAAAGTCTGCTGCACAAGTCTAGGAAGTTCGGATGAGAAAAGG CCTCGGCCCACATCAGGCAATCGCGGAGGAGTGTCTCTACTGCCGAAGTCATGTGGCCGCACGGTACTGGCAGACAAAATCGTCGGTGGAGTCAACGCTTCACTCTTCGCCTGGCCCTGGATGGCGCTGCTCAGTGGCTCAA ACGCGCGCGGGAGACAGTGGATCTGCGGCGGGGTCCTCATCTCCAGCCGCTACGTGCTCACCGCCGCCCACTGCGTTCACACCTCCTCCCAGTTCAAcct AGATTTCGTGCGAGTGGGAGAGCACCAGCTGTCAACGAACCCTGACTGTGAGAGGCGCAGGTGTGCACCATCACCTCAGGACATAAGAGTGTCGGAg ATCATCATTCACGAGGACTACAATAAAGTGCAAGGCTGTCCACGCTGCCACGACATCGCCCTCCTGAGGCTGGCCTTCCCTGCCCGGCTCGACCCAG ccCACGTGTTTCCGATCTGTGTGCCCCAAGACCTGGAGCGAGAGCTGGGCGTGATCAACAATGACTTCTCTTCGATGTTCGGGTGGACGGCCGGCTGGGGGTCTTTGA aCCCCACCAATTTCGTGCAAGCAGACGTACTACAAGAGGCTCTCCTGCCCCTCCGGAAAACCTTCTGCAAGATCGATTCCTTCCCAGATCCGAACATG gtAATATGTGCCGGCGGGGAGGGCGCGGACTCCTGCAGGGCGGACTCTGGCGGCCCGCTGCTCATGGAGAACGCAGGTCGCAACTTCGTGGTGGGCATAGTGAGCAGCGGCCCCACGGTCTGCGGCGCCCCCCAGACTCAGGGCATTTACACCAACGTCAACTACTACCTGTCATGGATCTTGGACCACCTGCGGCCCTAG